TAGCCTAATTCCGAACCTTGTCCAGCCATACTTTCCAAAAGAATCATTATTCCCACAGGCAAATCAGCCAATACCTGTTTTAAAGCTTCAACCACCAGAACTGATCCTTTCTCTTCCCCCTGCCCTACATGTGACCCTGGATGTAAAACCAAAAAAGGTACCTCCATTTGCCGCATTCTCTGCAAATCCTCTTTTAAAGCAAACTGCGAAAAAGCCCGCACATTTTCCTTAGCAGAAGCTAAATTATAGGTATAGGGAGCATGAGCAACCAATGGTCCAAAATCATGCTCCCGCATTAAAACCCAAGCCCCTTCATAATCCTCTTTATTCACCACACACATTTTACCACCACGCGGATTACGCATAAAAAACTGCAAAGTATTAGCCCCTATTTTCACTGCTGTATGTACTGCGGCCGTCAAACCCTGCCCAATTGAAAGATGTGCCCCCACCCACACTATAAATCATCCTTTTCTTCTTTGATTTTCAAAGGAAACTCGTAGATTTGACAGGTATCACTACCAACATCTTTTTGAATAGTTTGCTCAAAAACATCACCACTAATTAAATTAATAACCCTAATAATCTCACGAGTATCACTTATTTCATTTTCAATAATATATTCACCAGCCGGAGAACGCAAATCTTTTAAATTATGTAATAGAGCCCTTAACATCTCTCGTGAAAAGGTAATTCGCACATAAGCCAAAATATCCACTTCCTTATTCTATATTCATCTGCCTTAATTTATGCCTTTTCTAATGTTTTCGCCACACTTTAGGGACAAACCCTTCTTTTCTTGTTATAATAATTTTATAATGTGCAAGGATGTGAATTATATGAAAAGATTACTTATTTTTTTGCTGTTGGGATTATTTGTTTTTACCGGCTGTGAAGATATTACTCCTAACAAAAAGACAGCCGCACCACCAGAACCCCCCCGTGAGGAAACCTTCACCATAACCGCTGTAGGCGACATTATGATGCATAGTACACAAATAAAAGCAGGCTATCAAGCAGAAAACAAAACATATGATTTTTCTTCTTTTTTCACCGAG
The window above is part of the Clostridia bacterium genome. Proteins encoded here:
- a CDS encoding deoxyribonuclease IV produces the protein MWVGAHLSIGQGLTAAVHTAVKIGANTLQFFMRNPRGGKMCVVNKEDYEGAWVLMREHDFGPLVAHAPYTYNLASAKENVRAFSQFALKEDLQRMRQMEVPFLVLHPGSHVGQGEEKGSVLVVEALKQVLADLPVGIMILLESMAGQGSELGYKFEHLAQIIEGCENHPGLGVCLDSCHLTAAGYDLSTWTKFKGEFSKFLEWERIKVFHLNDSQHPLGSRKDRHAKLGEGYLGWEMIADLLGHLKQEKWPLILETPQDLDGYAGEIKEIKKICR